Sequence from the Nerophis ophidion isolate RoL-2023_Sa linkage group LG10, RoL_Noph_v1.0, whole genome shotgun sequence genome:
ccccaaagcatgatgttaccacccccatgcttcatagtaggtatggtgttcttgggatgcaactcagtattcttcttcctccaaacacgacaagttgagtttataccaaaaagttatattttggtttcttctgaccacatgacattctcccaatcctctgctgtatcatccaggtGCTCTCTGACAAACTTCAgaagggcctggacatgcactagcttaagcatggggacacgtctggcacagtaggatttgattccctgtcggcgtagtgtgttactgatggtaacatttgttactttggtcctagCTCtgtgcaggtcattcaccaggtcccttgTGTGGTtatgggatttttgctcaccgttctcatgatcattttgaccccacgggatgagatcttgcgtggagctccagatcgagggagataatCAGTGGTcctgtatgtcttccattttctgataattgctcccacagttgattttttcacaccaagctgcttgcctattgtggaTTCACaattcccagtctggtgcaggccCACAATTCTTTTcccggtgtccttcgacagctctttggtgttggccatagtggagtttggagtctgactgttttaggctgtggacaggtgtcttttatacagatgacgagttcaaacaggttctatTAATACAGGtaaggtaacgagtggaggacagaagagcttcttaaagaagaagttacaggtctgtgagagccagagatcttccttgtttgaagtgaccaaatacttattttccaccataatttacaaataaattctttaaaattcctacaatgtgaattcctggattttttttcacattctgtctctcacagttgaagtgtacctatgatgaaaattacagacctctgtcatcattttaagtgggagaacttgcacaatcggtgcctgactaaatacttttttgccccactgtagactttgaattactttttaaaaataacaacaaatagcAACAAATCCAGCATTTCTTCTGGTGTTAGTATAGAAGGTGCTCGTTCTTAGAGACTCTACTTCTGTCCCACAATGTCCCTGACGAAAGAGGCTGAAGCGAGcttgacgtcacacttgcttcgcgCTGTCGCTCCTGTTGGACTTTTTCTGGTTAAAAGCACATTTTGTTGATGGATGTCCGCGTCTTTATCAATAATATATTAAAATTATGtccacattgcagacatgctgaaaatcagaataaaaaaatactttaataatcacATAGGGGAAAACCCGAGACAACACTCCAGACAATGGTCATTttgaggtcttttttttttttttttaatgcactgcgATTTACTGACACACCCTCTACGATCGacctaatgggcacccctgccctactgTGTATGTGGCTTTAATGCTAAGAAGCTTTGTCCGACAAGTGTGTGGCTTTAAGAAGTGCTGTTGTTTACCCACTTTTTACATATGAACTGTAACTCTTCACTTGTCTAAAGTAATAGATGCCATACAACATGTCACATACAACAGTGTAACATTAAGGAATAGACTGGAGGACACAAACATTAGCAACATTGGCATAGATATGTGAGCTACAGTGTTAATATTACGGTCCCATTTTAACAACAACATCATTTTCAATTAACCACTTCGCTGAAAACTAAATGTTCCAATGTATGGTCAATTTCTTATGTACTTCAGCTTAGTTTTGCCTGTATTTTCAATTAAATCAAGTTTAATTCAACAGCTCCTACTACTGTAGCTCTCACTAATGGATAGTTTGCAGAGCAACAGACTACATTTTAAGCTTTGTAAAATCTATTTATTGTTACACAAAAAACAAATTGTTCTTACAAAATGGTGTACATATACTTGAGGTGGGCTCTTCTTGTTCAGTGATGGTCAAAGGCAGTATGCCTTTAATTCCTGATGCCATGAAAACCTGCAACCTCAAGTTTGAGTGGCTCATCTCTCAAGAGTGGAGCAAACAAGTgagggagattttttttttttttaaatcacatttggGGGACGGtgtggtagagcagccgtgctagcaacttgagggttcctggtttgattccCAACGtctattgtgtccttgagcaagaccatttacccttgctcctgatgggtcgtgattAGATCCatgcatggcagctaccgccattagtgtgtgaatgggcaaatgtggaaatagtgtcaaagcgctctgagtactTTGAAGGTCAAACAGTGCTATAAAAGTATAATCCTTTTACCATTTGGTGCTAGTAAATAGGCTCCTGGAATACACATTACGGCTAGAACATTATTTCGAAGTCAAATTTGAATAATTAGACATTTTTAAACTTTAGAATGGATTTCTTTATGGGTTCTGTTGTCCTCTGAGCCTGGTCCACCACACCCACATCCTTCTCTGAAGTTGTCCCTCCTACCTCTCTTGTCTCGTCCTCAGACAGCATGATCCGAGTGGGAGGAGACTACCAGGCCCAGATCCCGGAGTTCAAACCAGGTAAGCAGGAAGGCATATTGAGGGACAACCTCAGGGTGAAATTTCCCAATAATAACGATGTGATACCGTCGTTATTACACAAGTGTTAGTCACTGGAGCTGTGTAATTTGACAGTGTTTCACATGCTTAATGTCGATTGTAGACAACCAAGTCCGTTACAACGAAAAGgaccagaggagcatgttggtcTGGTGTCCCAACAGTCAGCTGTCAGAAGCAATGTGTATGCACACAAACTTCATCACTTTGTTTGAACCGTATTTCCTCTGTTTTTAATTCCTCTCATTTGCTCTCATTTCATTCAGTGGACGAGTACATACTGATGGCTAAAGAGAAACATGGCTACAATATGGAGCAGGTAGAGATCATGATCATGGTTGTGATATtaatttatttcgaacatgcatacagttagaaTTTGATACATCACGTTTCCAGTTTCTCATTTAGCATGTCTGAAACTATAGAGGAAAAAGCAGATTCTTTTTTTAATCCTACCTCTATTTGTTTCATATATTTTTCTAACACATTTGTAGCTACTCATTTGTAACACAAAAAAGtggataaataaatgaataagtagGTAAAAAATAGATTTATAATAAGCACGTTTCTCATGAATAAATAGTTAAGTACTTTATGTTTCTCATGAGATGATAAGATTATCAAATTTTTTAACAAGTCACATACTTTTTAAGCACCCTGACTTCATGGTGTAAATGCAACCGGCAGGCTCTGGGCATGCTGCTGTGGCATAAGCATGACGTGGAACGCTCGCTGGCCGACTTGGCCAACTTCACTCCCTTCCCGGACGAATGGACAGTGGAGGACAAAGTGCTGTTCGAACAGGCCTTCAGTTTCCATGGCAAGAGCTTCCACCGCATTCAGCAGATGGTGAGAGAACTTGTCGCGTTTCATctgtgtaaaatgttgacttcatGGGCTTTTACGCCTTAGCTTCCAGAAAAGCAGATCTCCGGCCTGGTCAAGTACTACTACGGCTGGAAGAAGACCAGAACGAGGACTTCGGTCATGGACCGCCAAGCCAGGAGGCTGGTCAGCAAGAGGGAGAAAGATGACAGGTGAGAATCTCAGCTTAAGGACGAGGGATGTGTTTAGTTGAGTTCTTgagcgcttttattttgtgaaatgtaGCAATGACGAGCTGGAGGAGGGAGAGCCTGGTAGCGAGAGTGACTTTGATGTTGAAGCCAAGAAAGAGGTGAGCATTAAAAAAATTTGTATGTATACAAAAGGGATTTCAGAAAAGTTTATGTTCTCAAGGGACAGTACTAATAAAATGAAAGGTGTTCAGGGTAGTCAATGTACAGCTTGTATAGTATTGATTTACTATCCACTGACATGCTGTTTGCTAAGGGAGAGGGTCGGGCTTTGCTTCACACTTCATGTTTCCCTCATATTATAAAAGCTGCACACTACTCTAACGTATATCCAAGTTTACTTTCTATTGTACAGCGACCCATCCGATTACAAGTTCTATTGGTTCCACAATCAAGCTTGTAATTCAAAACACTCGTATCTCATAACGACGccgcccattgaaattaatttgaaTCAGTTTGATCCCCACAACAGCACAggtttaacatgtaacatgtctattaaaaagaaaaactaacttttagaaaataaatatagtatgaaaaacaatacaatatttaaaGGTAATCCACAAATAATATATTCTGTATTATCAGCTGCCTTACGTTAAATATGTTGGTGTCTTCAGtctattttattgtattacattttaactgtTGGATTGTTTATCGTCCTTTTACTGTTGCTGCTACGTTGCTCATGTTTAAGATTTTTATGGTATTTTCTATTTCTGTTATTGCTATTGTTGTCGCTATTTAtcttttattaatgtattatttatattttatttttacatacattttaaaatgtatttttaaataattttttagaaAGTGTAAATTTTTGTTATTCTCTTGTGTGGATGCCTCAAAGGTGGCATTTTCCTCAATCCTCAGTGCCTGGCCATGTTTTGATTCAAtgttcaagattgtttattgtcatatgcacagttaaacggACAGTTTGCCGTACATTGAAAATCTTAGTTTGCTAGTCAACCCCTCAACGAGTCACACTGTACTTAGctaaaataataaatgtaaaaaatataagctatatacaaggcacagtgagtaacataacattattgcacattctgattcacAGTCAAGAGTATAAATATGGAGGGGacattgggtcacagcagcaggtTAAAGTGtgtttagtgatcaaaggtgaaaagtgtctacagtgatagtTCACAGTTGGGGGGTGGTCATGGTAGCTTTCTTTTGTTCAAAGGATAAAAGTAAAATGGGTGGGGAAAGATGTAGCTGGGGGAGCTAACATTCACAAGTTAACATTCACAATCCTGATGGCCTgagggtagaaactgtttgtcagtctcgtagtcctggctTTCAGGCTCCTGTCAATAgtgctgtgtgtgcgtgcgtgcgggtGTTGCCTAACTATTTACCAGTGACATCTTGCATTAATTTTACAAATTCAGTAAAGTTAGCATACAGTTACACATCCACCCACGTGCTTGCACATGAAACACGTGCCTGCCTGcctgcgcgtgtgcgtgtgcgtgtgtgttttattcgccctgtcttttttttcattttttactgGTATAAAGTACTTTGTGTTGCAACTTGCCTGTTCATGACATGTGCTATATAgacaaagtttgattgattgatttttgtttcTCTTTACTCAGGCCGCCAAACAAAACCCCAACATCGCCACCTCGGACAAGGTAATTCCCGGTCGCTCGGGCCCCATCAAGAAGGAGAATATTGGGGCGCAGTACCGCCACCACCCGCTACGAGCCCGCCGTCGGCCCCCTAAGGGCATGCACTTGGATCAGGCCGACATCACATCTCTGTCTGTCTCACAAGACTCTGGTGTCGTGACAATAAGGCAGCTGGACACGCAGCTGGTGTCCCTCAAACGACAGGTACAGAGGTGTCCCTATTAAAACAGCATCATTAGTGCCAAGTAAACACGCGTTTGTCTTCTTCTTTCAGGTCCAAAATATTAAACAGAACAACAGTAGTTTGAAACACAGTCTGAATGAAGGTGTGGACTCTTTAAAACCTACTGAGGTACGCGTCTCCCATCCCTCATTTCCAGACTCGGATGTTATGTCACCTTCTGTGAGTGGTCAGTAACCTCTCTGTTTGTTTAAAGCTCACCCCCAAGATAAACTCTCGCTGGACCACAGAGGAGCAGCTGCTGGCTGTGCAGGGTGAGGAAAAGGGGCCCCAATGTCTCCTTTTCAGTTTTATATTACAGTAAATGCTCAAATTAACTGCAAAAGTCTCTAATCAATGCTGGGTCCAAAAACAGTAACAGTGGTTGGCAACCTCCTGAACTCCATAAAATGGCAGTTGCTGCATTTAAAATATCATCctctcccaccgccaaaaacatgcacctggggataggttgattggcaacactaaattggccctagtgtgtgaatgtgagtgtgaatgttgtctgtctatctgtgttggccctgtgatgatgtggcaacttgtccagagtgtaccccgccttccgcccgattgtagctgagataggctccagcggccaccgcgaccccgaagggaaagagcggtagaaaaaatggatgggtggatgtctGGCCAGCAACGAGGAGCCTTATCTACCACTGCATACGCTTTTTAAAATATTGCTCTTTGGCTGTTGGTGTGAAAGTCATGCCTTTAAAGCCCGATGTAAGCGACACTGGATAGCTCCTCTCTCTCCAAAGACAGTGGCGTAGCTTGACATGAATCTACCAAAAATGATAACCTCCCATTAGTGGCAACAAGAATAGCAGAACtctgattgttttgtttttttgtacacgaaccccgtttccatatgagttgggaaattgtgttagatgtaaatataaatggaatacaatgatttgcaaatccttttcaacccaaattcagttgaatgcactacaaagacaatatatttgatgttcaaactattaaaatgtattttttttgcaaataataattaacttagaatttcatggctgcaacacgtgccaaagtagttgggaaagggcatgttcaccactgtgttacatcaccttttcttttaacaacactcaataaatgtttggggaatgaggaaactaattattgaagctttgaaagtggaattctttctcattcttgttttatgtagagctttagtcgttcaacagtccagtgtCTCCGCTGTCTTAGTTTACGCTTCACAttttcgctggagcctatcacacattttcgatgggagacaggtctggactgcaggctggccaggaaagtacccgcactcttttactacgaaaccacgctgttgtaacacgtggcttggcattgtcttgctgaaatcagcaggggcgtccatgataacgttgcttggatgacaacatatgttgctccaaaaccgttacggaccattcagcattaatggtgccttcacagatgtgtaagttactcatgccttgagcactaatacacccccatgccatcacagatgctggcttttgaactttgcgcctagaacaatccggatggttattttcctctttgttccggaggacaccacgtccacagtttccaaatataatttgaaatgtggacttgtcagaccacagaacacttttccactttgcatcagtccatcttagatgagcttgggcccagcgaagccagcggcgttttttggtgttgttgacaaatgggttttgctttgcatagcagagttttaacttgcacttacagatggagcaaccaactttagttactgacagtggttttatgaagtgttcctgagcccatgtggtgatatcctttacacactgatgtcggtttttgatgcagtacgcctgtgggatcaaaggtctgtaatatcatcgcttacgtgcagtgatttctccagattctttgaactttttgatgattttacggaccgtagatggtaaaatacctaaattctttgcaatagctcgttgagaaatgttctaaaactgttggacaatttccttacaaattggtgaccctcgccccatccttgtttgtgaattacttagcatttcatggaagctgcttttatacccaatcatggcacccacctgttcccaattagcctgcacacctgtaggatcttccaaataagtgtttgatgagcatttgtcaacttcatcagtatttttttctacctttcccaacttctttgtcacgtgttgctggcatcaaattctaaagttaattattatttgcaaaaaaaaaagtttatcagtttgaacatcaaatatgttgtctttgtagcatattcaacttaatatggtttgaaaatgatttgcaaatcattgtgtcccgtttatatttacatccaacacaatttcccaactcatatggaaacggggtttgtacattatttcTGATATTCAGCCTTTCCTGTTTTACTTTCCCCCTTCTGTCAAAGCAGCAAACACCTTTTACAATTAAAATGCTGGCTTATCAGTTTGCTCCCCACCTTTACTACAACATTGGTTCGGTTGCTGCCGTGTGTATACAATAGATTTAATATACTTAAACTCTCAATTTAAACTCTCTAGCTATAAATATAACAGCAATTACTAATTATATTGAATAGTAATTGCACGTTGGCCCGAGGAATTTTCAGGCCTGTCACTCAGTTATTTCTTCCACATTCACATGCTGGGAGTGCGTGCACATACATAAAAGCAGTCCAAGagcaatttgcagtcatgttgttgttacaaTAGGctatacattcatccatccatccatcttcttccgcttatccgaggtcgggtcgcaggggcagcagcctaagcagggaagtccagactttcctctccccagccctTTCGTcaagctcttctcgggggatcacgaggcgttcccaggccagccgggagacatagtcttcccaacgtgtcctgggtcttccctgtggcctcctaccggtcggacgtgcccaaaacattcgggtggcatcctgaccagatgcccgaaccacctcatctggctcatctcgatgtggaggagcagcggctttactttgagttcctcccggatggcagagcttctcaccctatctctaagggagagccctgcgacccggcggaggaaactcattacgGACGCTTGTACCAGTGATGTTGTCATGCTATACATTCAATGATTGCCAATGTAGCGATCCAAATTGCTATCATTGGGAAACAGCTGATGCATGTGTGTTCCGTACAAGCGTAGTTTACGGCATTACGTGCTAAAAGTTGTAAGAGGGTGAAACACTTTGGAAAATTTGCGCCCTCTAGGTATCTGTGTAAAGATTGCAAACAACCCCTTTATATTTATTACACAAAAAATGTCCACTAAGCCAAATAATGAGCCAATCACATTCTTGTGTCTCTGTCACAGCAATCCGTCGCTATGGCAAAGACTTCACAGCTATTGCCGAGGTGATTGGAAACAAGACGTCCGCTCAAGTGAGCTCGTTCTTTGTGAGCTACCGCCGCAGGTTCAACCTAGACGAGGTGCTGAGGGAGTGGGCCGCCGAGCAGGTGGCCACACGAGACCTCAGGAGGAGCAGTGAGGAGATAGCAGCTCCCACAGATGGAGTAGCGGAGGAGGGAGAGGTAAGATGCATCATTTACTGCAAGATTCATAGAACCTGTGCTCACTCTCCTGCTTCTGTGTCTCTCAAGGTCAAGATGGAGGACTCTTCTCCGGATGCTGCCGGAAGCTCGTCCCCCCCTTCCTCAACGCAGACACCCTCCTCCTTATCCCAGCCTCCTCCATTGCTCCGCCCTGCGCCTCCCTCGGCTCCGCCCAGCCTCCTCCGCCAGCCGCCACCACTACAGACTCGCCCGCTCCAAAACCGGGCGCCTCACAACCACCCCCCGCCGCCGCTAATCCGGCCCGCCGTCACCACTTCATCTTCTGGGAGCTCGGGTCTGAGGAGTTCTCCCCCCAGCGCCTCGGTCGGAGTGCAGATGCCGCCGTCGCTGGTGGGCATCAAAGTGGAGCAGACCAACTCTCACTGAGACACACACGCCACGTCCTGACCCTCAATACACGCCACGTCCTGACCCTCAATGTCAGCGTCTAACAAGTGTGTGTATCGTAGCTGCTGCACTGTCAGACCTACCTCTCTCCAGTCATCCAACACACACTAATCGCTTAAAGGTCCAACCCCATCACACCTGCAACCCCTATCAAAGAGACACTGGATTGTCAGGCTTCATAGGAATAGTGCACCACATCCGCCGCATCCTGCATTCAGTGCATTCAGGACGATGCACTGATTCCCATTTGTTGTTTAACAGCCTTCAGGGAATACAAAGTAGAAAAGCATTGGGTTAAAACCTGTcaaattttgagtttgaacaaTAAGGTAACTGGTGTTTTGCTTTAAAACTTAGAAATAAAcaagcaggctttgctacacatcaaAAGCAAGAAAATAATAAAAGATGAGGATAGCCATGCGTTACACTTTTATGAACTGGAGTATTTTTTCCCCCACTAGATTTTTAAGCTATAGAATAGATAAAGTAGATTGtcgttgttgttattattattattattattattattattattattattattattacctgaGCACTAAAGAGCCTTTTGTGTGTGAAATGTGAGTGTTCTGACCTCCTTCATCTcatgggacattttttttttttttattaaatcgttCAGCCAAAGTCAATGTTGCTTTAAAATCACAAATAAGGTTAATATAGTGTTTGACGGAACTCATGGCAGCTGCTAATTGTTTTgatacagaaaatatatttaaaatgtttttttccccaaaattacGGCGAAGCTCCTGTTTTAGGATTTAGCTGTCCAATGCTACTGGAATCAACAGTCACTTCTTTTTCACCTTTTGGCTTTTATGTTTATATGCTTTGtcttttgattattttttctTATGTGCTGTAGGTGAGTTTTTTTTTGGATgtttctgtttgtatttctagAATAAAGAAATTACCACATACTGTTATACTTGCATATTTTTCTCCAGATATAATGGAGATAATGCCCAGTTttggctattttttttaaaacgcagAAGTATTGGGCAACtttgttgtgacgtcatcgtacaCAC
This genomic interval carries:
- the rcor2 gene encoding REST corepressor 2 — encoded protein: MPSVMERSGAGVLSRSRAKTVTNGNSQPHSEEESSDEEHAHDSMIRVGGDYQAQIPEFKPDNQVRYNEKDQRSMLVWCPNSQLSEAMLDEYILMAKEKHGYNMEQALGMLLWHKHDVERSLADLANFTPFPDEWTVEDKVLFEQAFSFHGKSFHRIQQMLPEKQISGLVKYYYGWKKTRTRTSVMDRQARRLVSKREKDDSNDELEEGEPGSESDFDVEAKKEAAKQNPNIATSDKVIPGRSGPIKKENIGAQYRHHPLRARRRPPKGMHLDQADITSLSVSQDSGVVTIRQLDTQLVSLKRQVQNIKQNNSSLKHSLNEGVDSLKPTELTPKINSRWTTEEQLLAVQAIRRYGKDFTAIAEVIGNKTSAQVSSFFVSYRRRFNLDEVLREWAAEQVATRDLRRSSEEIAAPTDGVAEEGEVKMEDSSPDAAGSSSPPSSTQTPSSLSQPPPLLRPAPPSAPPSLLRQPPPLQTRPLQNRAPHNHPPPPLIRPAVTTSSSGSSGLRSSPPSASVGVQMPPSLVGIKVEQTNSH